A DNA window from Pyrus communis chromosome 3, drPyrComm1.1, whole genome shotgun sequence contains the following coding sequences:
- the LOC137727372 gene encoding hypothetical protein At1g04090-like isoform X1, with product MFGCKCFHWNQLTDLFPPEPEEPFSLPDPIPQWPPGEGFASGRINLGEIEVFKITRFEFIWACTPSEDKQKTVTFYKPVGIPDGFHSIGHYCQSKEKPLHGFVLVVREAELPETADVGERVKLPALREPLDYKLVWSPDDGNEDNYGAYGYFWHPQPPEGYKAMGFLVTNRPDKPGLDEVRCVRVDLTDGCETYRPVLNAITKSLNLPFQVWSTRPHHRGMMGKGVCAGTFFCSSDLSIRKDLKHIGCLKNLNSKLPGMPNLDQIHSLIHHYGPTVFFHPDEIYLPSSVSWFFKSGALLYKTGTSVGEHIDGSGSNLPGGGSNDGGFWIDLPSDERGEIIKCGNLEGAELYVHVKPALGGTFTDIAMWVFCPFNGPATLKVGPMDFPLGKIGQHVGDWEHFTLRICNFSGELWSIYFSQHSGGKWVDAYDLEYIDGNKAIVYSSKNGHASYPHPGTYIQGSDKLGIGIRNDAARGNLSVDSSVLYEIVAAEYLGDGVVAEPCWLQFMREWGPTIVYNSRTELDKVINLLPVMFKYNLEDIFSKLPVELYGEEGPTGPKEKNNWVGDERS from the exons ATGTTCGGGTGCAAGTGCTTCCATTGGAATCAACTCACCGATTTATTCCCACCTGAGCCTGAAGAGCCCTTCTCTCTGCCTGATCCCATCCCTCAATGGCCTCCTG GTGAAGGTTTTGCTTCTGGAAGAATCAATCTCGGAGAAATAGAGGTTTTCAAGATAACCAGATTTGAGTTTATCTGGGCCTGCACTCCATCAGAGGACAAGCAAAAAACTGTTACGTTTTATAAGCCAGTGGGAATACCTGATGGATTCCATAGCATTGGTCACTATTGCCAATCCAAGGAGAAGCCTTtacacggttttgttcttgtggttCGAGAGGCAGAGTTGCCAGAAACAGCTGATGTTGGGGAGCGTGTCAAGTTGCCAGCTCTTCGAGAGCCGCTTGATTACAAGTTAGTATGGAGCCCTGATGACGGGAATGAGGACAATTATGGTGCATATGGTTACTTTTGGCATCCTCAGCCACCAGAAGGTTACAAAGCAATGGGCTTTTTAGTGACCAACAGGCCTGACAAACCTGGGTTGGATGAAGTGAGATGTGTTCGAGTTGATTTGACTGACGGATGTGAAACTTACCGCCCAGTTCTTAATGCTATTACAAAATCTCTAAATCTTCCTTTTCAAGTTTGGTCTACGAGACCACATCATCGGGGAATGATGGGGAAAGGGGTTTGTGCGGGTACATTTTTCTGCAGTAGCGACTTGAGCATTAGAAAGGATCTGAAGCATATTGGATGCTTGAAGAATCTGAATTCGAAGCTACCTGGAATGCCAAATCttgatcaaattcattcactcaTCCATCATTATGGTCCTACCGTATTCTTTCATCCAGATGAGATTTACTTGCCGTCTTCTGTTTCATGGTTCTTCAAAAGTGGAGCGCTACTGTACAAGACTGGCACGTCAGTTGGTGAGCATATTGATGGCAGTGGCTCAAATTTGCCTGGCGGGGGGTCAAATGATGGGGGGTTTTGGATAGACTTGCCAAGTGATGAACGAGGAGAGATTATAAAATGTGGAAACTTGGAAGGTGCAGAACTTTATGTTCATGTGAAACCGGCTCTTGGTGGGACTTTCACTGACATTGCAATGTGGGTGTTTTGTCCCTTCAATGGACCAGCCACTCTCAAAGTTGGGCCTATGGACTTCCCTCTTGGCAAGATTGGACAGCATGTCGGTGACTGGGAGCACTTCACACTCCGCATCTGCAACTTTTCGGGAGAGCTCTGGAGCATATACTTCTCGCAGCACAGCGGTGGCAAATGGGTGGATGCATATGATTTGGAGTACATAGATGGGAACAAAGCCATTGTCTACTCATCCAAAAATGGACACGCGAGCTACCCTCATCCCGGGACTTACATTCAGGGGTCAGACAAGCTAGGCATTGGGATAAGGAACGATGCTGCTCGTGGTAACTTATCCGTGGATTCAAGCGTCCTGTATGAGATTGTTGCAGCCGAGTATCTTGGAGACGGGGTTGTGGCCGAGCCGTGTTGGCTGCAGTTTATGAGAGAGTGGGGTCCAACAATTGTGTACAATTCAAGAACTGAGCTTGATAAGGTGATCAATCTTTTGCCTGTGATGTTTAAGTATAATTTGGAGGACATTTTTAGCAAGTTACCGGTTGAGCTTTACGGGGAGGAAGGTCCTACCGGGCCAAAAGAGAAGAACAATTGGGTGGGAGATGAGAGAAGCTAG
- the LOC137727374 gene encoding uncharacterized protein isoform X1 codes for MLARRMVSLFNRSSSAPHFSSSSAKTVDEGKSTSSFGRKAVSFILITTTGGVALSALNDLLIYQSCSSKAMEKASKNPAIIEAIGEPIAKGPWYNASLAVAHKRHSVSCTFPVSGPQGAGVLEVKAVRNGDDTWLSYLIPRDWDILIMDALVHIPGNEAKQRTVRIGISDSAPGPACTACTGCPTQVSASPKN; via the exons ATGCTGGCGAGGAGGATGGTTTCGTTGTTCAACAGGAGCTCCTCAGCACCACACTTTTCCAG TTCGTCGGCGAAGACGGTGGATGAAGGGAAGAGCACGTCGTCTTTTGGTCGAAAAGCGGTGTCTTTTATTCTGATTACCACTACCGGCGGTGTTGCTTTGAGTGCTCTTAATGATCTTCTGATTTATCAAAGCTGCAGCAG CAAGGCCATGGAGAAAGCCAGTAAGAACCCAGCAATCATAGAGGCTATAGGGGAACCTATTGCGAAGGGCCCATGGTACAATGCATCGCTTGCAGTAGCTCATAAGCGGCATTCTGTATCTTGCACATTTCCTGTGTCTGGACCGCAAGGTGCTGGAGTCTTGGAGGTGAAGGCTGTACGTAATGGAG ATGACACCTGGCTTTCATATCTCATCCCTCGCGATTGGGACATCCTAATCATGGATGCCCTCGTCCATATTCCCGGAAATGAAGCGAAGCAGCGAACAGTGCGAATTGGTATTTCCGACAGTGCCCCCGGTCCTGCTTGCACGGCATGCACCGGTTGTCCCACTCAAGTATCGGCGAGTCCGAAGAACTGA
- the LOC137727374 gene encoding uncharacterized protein isoform X2: MWLIRWVLYSSSAKTVDEGKSTSSFGRKAVSFILITTTGGVALSALNDLLIYQSCSSKAMEKASKNPAIIEAIGEPIAKGPWYNASLAVAHKRHSVSCTFPVSGPQGAGVLEVKAVRNGDDTWLSYLIPRDWDILIMDALVHIPGNEAKQRTVRIGISDSAPGPACTACTGCPTQVSASPKN; this comes from the exons ATGTGGCTAATAAGATGGGTTTTGTACAGTTCGTCGGCGAAGACGGTGGATGAAGGGAAGAGCACGTCGTCTTTTGGTCGAAAAGCGGTGTCTTTTATTCTGATTACCACTACCGGCGGTGTTGCTTTGAGTGCTCTTAATGATCTTCTGATTTATCAAAGCTGCAGCAG CAAGGCCATGGAGAAAGCCAGTAAGAACCCAGCAATCATAGAGGCTATAGGGGAACCTATTGCGAAGGGCCCATGGTACAATGCATCGCTTGCAGTAGCTCATAAGCGGCATTCTGTATCTTGCACATTTCCTGTGTCTGGACCGCAAGGTGCTGGAGTCTTGGAGGTGAAGGCTGTACGTAATGGAG ATGACACCTGGCTTTCATATCTCATCCCTCGCGATTGGGACATCCTAATCATGGATGCCCTCGTCCATATTCCCGGAAATGAAGCGAAGCAGCGAACAGTGCGAATTGGTATTTCCGACAGTGCCCCCGGTCCTGCTTGCACGGCATGCACCGGTTGTCCCACTCAAGTATCGGCGAGTCCGAAGAACTGA
- the LOC137727372 gene encoding hypothetical protein At1g04090-like isoform X2, with product MNMQNFGGCANSERISSSEGFASGRINLGEIEVFKITRFEFIWACTPSEDKQKTVTFYKPVGIPDGFHSIGHYCQSKEKPLHGFVLVVREAELPETADVGERVKLPALREPLDYKLVWSPDDGNEDNYGAYGYFWHPQPPEGYKAMGFLVTNRPDKPGLDEVRCVRVDLTDGCETYRPVLNAITKSLNLPFQVWSTRPHHRGMMGKGVCAGTFFCSSDLSIRKDLKHIGCLKNLNSKLPGMPNLDQIHSLIHHYGPTVFFHPDEIYLPSSVSWFFKSGALLYKTGTSVGEHIDGSGSNLPGGGSNDGGFWIDLPSDERGEIIKCGNLEGAELYVHVKPALGGTFTDIAMWVFCPFNGPATLKVGPMDFPLGKIGQHVGDWEHFTLRICNFSGELWSIYFSQHSGGKWVDAYDLEYIDGNKAIVYSSKNGHASYPHPGTYIQGSDKLGIGIRNDAARGNLSVDSSVLYEIVAAEYLGDGVVAEPCWLQFMREWGPTIVYNSRTELDKVINLLPVMFKYNLEDIFSKLPVELYGEEGPTGPKEKNNWVGDERS from the exons ATGAACATGCAAAATTTTGGAGGTTGTGCAAATTCAGAAAGAATCTCTTCAA GTGAAGGTTTTGCTTCTGGAAGAATCAATCTCGGAGAAATAGAGGTTTTCAAGATAACCAGATTTGAGTTTATCTGGGCCTGCACTCCATCAGAGGACAAGCAAAAAACTGTTACGTTTTATAAGCCAGTGGGAATACCTGATGGATTCCATAGCATTGGTCACTATTGCCAATCCAAGGAGAAGCCTTtacacggttttgttcttgtggttCGAGAGGCAGAGTTGCCAGAAACAGCTGATGTTGGGGAGCGTGTCAAGTTGCCAGCTCTTCGAGAGCCGCTTGATTACAAGTTAGTATGGAGCCCTGATGACGGGAATGAGGACAATTATGGTGCATATGGTTACTTTTGGCATCCTCAGCCACCAGAAGGTTACAAAGCAATGGGCTTTTTAGTGACCAACAGGCCTGACAAACCTGGGTTGGATGAAGTGAGATGTGTTCGAGTTGATTTGACTGACGGATGTGAAACTTACCGCCCAGTTCTTAATGCTATTACAAAATCTCTAAATCTTCCTTTTCAAGTTTGGTCTACGAGACCACATCATCGGGGAATGATGGGGAAAGGGGTTTGTGCGGGTACATTTTTCTGCAGTAGCGACTTGAGCATTAGAAAGGATCTGAAGCATATTGGATGCTTGAAGAATCTGAATTCGAAGCTACCTGGAATGCCAAATCttgatcaaattcattcactcaTCCATCATTATGGTCCTACCGTATTCTTTCATCCAGATGAGATTTACTTGCCGTCTTCTGTTTCATGGTTCTTCAAAAGTGGAGCGCTACTGTACAAGACTGGCACGTCAGTTGGTGAGCATATTGATGGCAGTGGCTCAAATTTGCCTGGCGGGGGGTCAAATGATGGGGGGTTTTGGATAGACTTGCCAAGTGATGAACGAGGAGAGATTATAAAATGTGGAAACTTGGAAGGTGCAGAACTTTATGTTCATGTGAAACCGGCTCTTGGTGGGACTTTCACTGACATTGCAATGTGGGTGTTTTGTCCCTTCAATGGACCAGCCACTCTCAAAGTTGGGCCTATGGACTTCCCTCTTGGCAAGATTGGACAGCATGTCGGTGACTGGGAGCACTTCACACTCCGCATCTGCAACTTTTCGGGAGAGCTCTGGAGCATATACTTCTCGCAGCACAGCGGTGGCAAATGGGTGGATGCATATGATTTGGAGTACATAGATGGGAACAAAGCCATTGTCTACTCATCCAAAAATGGACACGCGAGCTACCCTCATCCCGGGACTTACATTCAGGGGTCAGACAAGCTAGGCATTGGGATAAGGAACGATGCTGCTCGTGGTAACTTATCCGTGGATTCAAGCGTCCTGTATGAGATTGTTGCAGCCGAGTATCTTGGAGACGGGGTTGTGGCCGAGCCGTGTTGGCTGCAGTTTATGAGAGAGTGGGGTCCAACAATTGTGTACAATTCAAGAACTGAGCTTGATAAGGTGATCAATCTTTTGCCTGTGATGTTTAAGTATAATTTGGAGGACATTTTTAGCAAGTTACCGGTTGAGCTTTACGGGGAGGAAGGTCCTACCGGGCCAAAAGAGAAGAACAATTGGGTGGGAGATGAGAGAAGCTAG